The segment AAGATTGGCAGCTAGCCATGGCCGCCAAATATTGGATATCTTTAAGTCGCTGTTCCTTCTTGGTTGAAAGCTCCTGTACTGAGAGTCGCATTCATTGCATTAATTGGCTAGATAGGTAGCGGACCAAGCTAACGGCGTTTGGCCTAACCAACATAAAAGTTCGTGGCTACGGTACGACGTCCAACAGTGAATTGGAAAGAGATGGTGGAGCCGTGCCGGAACTACGAAGCCTGTTGTGGATTGCCCTGTAGCACGATGGCTTTAGAAAGCATCTTTCGAGTATAATTTTGTCGTCATTATATCAATTATGGGTCCGGTGTACGTTGATTTTAGTAGCTCAAACTTCAAAGCTAAATGAGGTTTATCCTTGTTGTATCtttcatcccaaaaaaaaaaaaaatggttctcTTTTGTTCGCGACACCAagtatttgagatgaaagatATAGATCAGATTGTTTCGAAAGTTGTGTAAAAGTATAGTTTAAAAATTGACATTACGAAAAAGATCCATTATCTTTTCATGCAAAAGGCACAACCTAAACCTACGTAGATGGTAAACATTAAAGTTGTATGAAGACCTATCTGGTACCTGTGCCATATTAATTTCTAGCACTTGTAGAAGGTTTGGATACAGTAATTACCGTGATACATTTTGTCAGATGGAAGTGAAGCCATTTGTATTGTTATGAATGGTTGGATAGTTGCGAAACTTTTGTTCAATTATATCCACCAGCTCTTTATAAAGATTAGAAGTTGGGAAAGGCTGTATGTACGGAGAATATTAATTATTAACCTTGGCTGGTGATTTCTCCAGAGGGTCGGGACTTATTGTGGAATTAGATAACATGATTTTGGGTGCATTACAGGTTTTCAATTTTGAAATCATCAAGCTTTTATTATCTTTTATATTATAGGTTTTTGAACTCCAGAATTCTTAAAAGGTTAATGTTCCAAATAAAAGAaggtaattaattaaaaaaaagaaaagagtctGATTTAAGTGGAGAAATCTAAATTAAGAAAACTATGTTGAATGCTCAAAATTTTAGTTTCATTGCTAAGGTCTTTCATGAAATTTCATAGCACAATCAAGCATCCTATCCTATAAAatcataagaaatttaaaaaaaataaaatcagaaaataataTGCATTCGCAGTGCTTCcaaaattgataaataattacTTTGAGTCATTTGGAGTGCCCTCATTAGTAGTACTAGAGTGAGCAAGGAGATTAAAAGCCCCTACAAAAATGGCATCTTCTTGGGAGGGTATCTCGTCTTGTACTCTTATAAGTAAACTTAGCATATTCAATATTAGATGGTTTCTATATATCACTTAATGTAAGATATCACCCAAGTGTATTGCACCTTAGTAAAACTTTTAGATAATcatattatcctaacattatataCTATAATTAATTTAACTTGAGGAAAAAAAACATAAGTATTGTTCTTAATGCAAGTGGGCGTGCATATATTAGGGAACATCAGGGCCGCTGATGCTTTCTTTCATATATTCAAAGTCATTTATTGTTTCTCTCGTTTGCACCAGACATATTCAATACTGATAAAGAGAATGGCAAATCCTTCTTAGCACATATACTACATAGGTTTAGGATCTGAATCCAAAAAAGTGGCATTCTCAACATGGAGAGAAAGAATATGTTTGAAAATTATGCCACTATAACAAAATAGTTAAATAGAAACAAAATATTAAATTACAAAATATAGTTTGCTACTAATAAATACATttggcaataaaatataaaattaattatgaaaTATATCCTATGTAATAATTTAATAACGGAATACCATTTCATTGTTAAAGTTTGTTACCAAAAATCTACTAATTTTGTTAATAAATTTACAATCCTTATTAAATCTTAACTatagacaaaaaaaaatatttatgaaattttttagtgATAAAATAGTTTACTCACTAAAATCGTATAGTATATATTGGCTAATTTTAGTGTTTGATGATGATAATAGTTTATCACCAAATACATATTTACTAGCTACTTATATCATTTTGTTGCAAAATATTGACTATTTGACAATGAATAAATTGTCATAATATATTCTTCATTGCATAGCTTTTGTGATGAAGTAATTTGTTTTgctaattatatatcaattttttctttgaGAATGAAGTTCTTTTGTCACtaatatcttctatttttttgttaCAAAATACTTTTCATCTGATTTGATTTTGTCTTTTTAATAATGATAGTATTTCATTGCCAAATATAAATTTATTGGGATGTATATAGTTTCATCTTGAATAATTAATAAACAACTCTCcaatataatttatgatgaaagtaaTTATTATAAATCTTCAGGCAATGAAATAGTTTAGTTGGTAGCATATTTTATTTTTGGGTATAAGGTACTTGTCATTGCCAATTATTTGTTTTTATTATGACAATAATTCTATTGTCATTGAATGTAAGGTTACTGGTGATATATATCATGTGGTTCATAGGTCATTacaaattttttctatatttttcttgtcatataacttttatgatgaaataattttcatcactgaTTATCTATTGACaataacaaatatatatatcattttaataataaagttagatataaataaaatattttaaccaTATTTATATACTTATAacaaacatgagcaaaatgattaTTTTCCTCTTAAAATTTAACTTTCTGTTAAGAATATTTAGATCCTTCCAAAAAAAAGGGATCTTTGACTGATTGCAATTTAATGAATTTGATTATAGATTCTCTTGTTACTCTTGATTTTCAAATgagttaattattttattttttgactggATTTGATCGGATCTGATTATTAAATAGATCATACTACTCAAATTTAATTAACAGTTAATTGAATAGTTCGGCATGCACGTAGCTTGGATTGGTTCAagattttcattttttattttgttttctgGTAAAGCAACGTTGAGTGCTTATGTTATAGGCATCAACATTACAAAATTATGTACCAGTTTTTAATGCTAGGAGAATAATAATTTACAGACAAAGAGTTCAAGGAATCAAAAGAGGAGGCTGGTGCAAAACCTATTTACAAGCATTAAAACTAATAGATGCAGTACAAAGCAAAGACAAAGTAGAGAGTAATGAAGTAGTTGATTTCTGAGATATGTGATGGATTAAAGATAGAAGATTCTTGCTGCACAGATTGGTGAAAGTAGGTCATAGTTAAAGAAGCTGACATATTCTCCCCACCATAGGTAGTCATATGTGGAGATAGATTCCTATTGCAATAATATTTGTGGGGGAAACAAAGTAAGCAACAAACCCAATAAGTGCCCAGCTACTTAGAACAGTTCATGGACAATAAGCATTGAGAGCCATAAAATTGAAGAAAATACAAAATCACAAGAATAGGTTGCGAAGGCCAATCCATTAAAGCAGAATAATAGATGTATATAATCATCAGCCAAATACAATAAACCAACTGTAGACCTTTCCATATGAAGTAAAATACACCTATAGGCCCTTCCAATTGCACATTATGCAAACTGTTGAAATGAGCAgtagatccctctgattaggaatacaATCTtctaattagagagaaatatatttatataactccTAAATTGTAGATCCCTCTGATTATGAATGCAATCTTCTAGTTAGAGaaaaatatgtttgtataattcctaaattgtagatccctctgattaggaatgcaattttctaattagagaaaaatatgtttgtataattcctaaattgagcccctgaaaattaataaaaagggcccttttggtcctagagaaagtattccttcttcctctgaaatcctcgtcttcaccttctcttctattttttctgtttttcaacatggtatcagagctcttTGTTCCATGAATACGCTCTATTCCGCCTCATCTCAATCCCACACCCTGAGCCTCCATCACTACCACTACCGCCTCCACAGCTGTTGCCGTCAACACCGCAGCCGACGCTTCCGATGCTGCTGTCACGACCGCTACTGCATCTCAAATCTTCTCCGGATCCGATGTCTATGACACCCTGCCATCACCACTGTTGTTGCTGCTTCCGCCGCCGCCACTGCCATCACCGCCACTATTGCTGCTTCTGCTACTGCCGTCGATGCCACCGATGTTGCTACTGCCATCGACGCCACCGCCGTATACACCCGTGAACCACAGGATTGAGAACGGAAGCCGCTGACACCCTTTTCATTTGGAGCATCTTTTTTGGGAGTTTCTGAATATTATCGAGGTGTCTTTCATGCAAGCAGATATTTGACATTTTTTATTCATCATCTGAGTTTATCTCAGATCGTTGGTGAGAACAATTCAAATACCTTTTTCTCCCTCAAGTTTGTTCTTGTTTACTTGATCATTTAAGTGTTTTGTTTTGACAATGAGTGATAAAAATCCTTTAATCATGGAGGATTTAGAAAAGTTAATGGTTAGGATGATGGTATCTCGTACCTCGAGTAGTGAGTTTTCAAAGATCATCCTAGAAACTAACTCGGTCAAATTGGATGGGCCGGGTACCTACTTGAGTTGGATGTGACATGTTCGTTTAATTTTAGAGTCTCACAATGTTGAGGGATTTATAAGTGGTACTGCAAAAAGGCTAGAAAGAGATGAGATAGCTGTTAGACAGTGGAATTCTAATAACTCTCGGGCGGTAGCATGGTTCCTTGCCTCTATGGTACCAAGTGTTGCTCATACGGTTGAGGCACTGACGAATGCTTATGAGTTATGGCAGGCTGTAGCCATAACTTATTTCTATAAAGGCAATAATATGCATGCCCATAAGATCCAACGAGAGCTTCGAAATCTTACTCAGGGTTTTCGATCTGTAACAGAGTATGTTGGAGAATTAAAAAGGTTGTGGaacgattttgatttttatagtccCTTTACCCCTACTCATCCTGGTGATGTTGATGTGTTCCGCAAATGGATAGAGCGTCAGCGCCTTGTGGATTTTTTGGATGGACTAAATCCAGAGTTTGAGTATCAATACTCTTCTATTCTTAGTACACAGGAGTGGCCAACTCTTGATAAAACTATTTCCTTGGTTCTTAGTGAAGAAATTCGATTAGTCACTATGTCTTCTTCTACAAACACAGCTATACGATCTGCACTTGTGGTACAGCCAACTACTCTTGGAAGCTCTTCTCCTATCAATTCTGCTCAAGAAACTCAGCCTCAACCTCGTGGGGTTAAGATTTGTGACCACTGTCATAAGCCGGGCCACATCAAAGCTTACTGCTACGAGCTGCATGGTCGTCCAACTAGAGGCCGTGGTCGTGGAGGTGGTCGTTCTGGTAGAGGCCGTGGTCGGTATAATCAGGTTCATTTTTCTTCTATGGGGGATTTATCAGTCGAAGAAATAtaacttttgaaaaaatttaaatctggtgtaaatatttctgaaagcagcactttcataaaagatttttcaaatCAACTAACCAGTTCTCTCTATCAGGATAATTTTGCCCAAATAGGTATCAATGATCAAATTCATGCTCTTAACTGTAGTAATTTTTCTCCATGGGTAGTTGACTCTGGAGCATCCAATCATATGACTGGATCCTTTAGAGATTTTGTGTCTTATATTCTCGGTTCTgatcatgataaagttcatcttgCTGATGGCCTTTATCCCTATTTCTGAAAAATGATCTATCAAATGCACTTTCGAATTACTCTTATCATCTGTTCTACATGTTCCTAGATTTTCTATCAATCTCCTATCCATTAGTGCTATTACGAATGATCTTGATTGTGCCGTAACTTTTTTCAAAACACATTGTGTCTTTCAGGAGCCAAAGACAGGGAGAAAACTTGGAACTGGCATAATGCGTAATGGGCTCTACTATTTGGAGGGAGAAGTGTCCGAAGGCTACTCAGAAATCAGTTTGACAGTTTCATTTTCACAAGAGGAATACCTATTGCTCCAGCACCACAGGCTTGGTCATCTTCTATTTACTCTCTTAGCTCGTATGTTTCCAActatttttgaatcatataataaagaaaaGCTTGTATGTGATGCCTGTGAACTAGCTAAACACACTAGAAGTATTTATCCAGGCTTAGGCCTGCATAGTAAAGTAATGTTTGAGGTAGTTCATTCTGATGTATGGGGATCCTGTGGGACCATCGCTATTTCTGATCATCGATGGTTCGTCacttttattgattgttttagtcgttgcacttgggtttatctattaaaaaataaaaataaagtatttcagtcATTTAGAGATTTTCATAAAATGATTGGTACTCAATATGGAGCAACTCTTAAGATTTTTCGCTCTGATAATGTGACAGAGTATCTTAATAAAGAATTTGAGGAGTATACACATAATAATGGTATTACACATCAAACAACTTGTGTTGACACACCGGCTCAAAATAGAGttgctgaaagaaagaatagacacCTACTTGAAGTGATAAgatgtttgatattttttatgaatgTTCCTAAGTTCTTATGGGGAGAAGCAGTGTTAACTGCGGCGTATCTAATTAATCGAATGCCACTTCGAACTTTGGACTATAAGATACCTCTTGAATGCCTACAAGGAATTAATTCTTTCATAATTTCTCCCAAGGTATTTGGCTGTGTTTGTTTTGTTCGGGATCATCGACCTTCGGTTGGCAAGCTTGATGCTCGTGCCCTCAAGTGTATTTTTGTTGATTATTCCTCTACTCAAAAAGGATACAAATGTTGGTGTCCGACTGAGCGAAAGTTGTTTATCAGTATGAATGTAACATTTCGGGAGTCTGAGCTATTCTATATATCTTCTGTGTCCTCTTCCTCTCCCGTCACCTCTGAAACTGGTCGAGAGGGGGAGTTCTCTGGAGGGAGTCCTATTACTGTGGATGTTGGTATAAATGATAGATCTGATACTCAGGGAGAGTTTATTTCTATTAATGCTAGTTCTGACACTCAAGGAGAAGCATCTAAAACTGCATCTGAGACTCTCTCACAGCCTGTTACTTCAGTTTCATCTGATTCATCTCCTCTCTCAGAGCCTATTATGCATTCTCCAGTCTCCAAGTCTTCCTCTCCTGTCCCGACGGTTTTATCTTCTACGATGAATGGTAATTCTTCTGTACCTCCCATTCATTTTACATTAGATAATAATGATCTAAATATTCCTATTGCTTTACGTAAGCCTACTCGTCATGCTGGTATTCCTGCTCGACTTAAGGATGGAGTGGGGTACAAACATGACATCACTAACTTTGTATCCTatgagtctctctctctccatcttatcaGAGTTTTATAGCTTCTTTGTCCTCTGTCTCTATACTCAAGAACTAGAAGGTTGCTAAGGAAGACCCCAAGTGGAAAGCCGCCATGCTTGAGGAAATACGAgcactagaaaaaaataatacatggaaACTTGTATCTTTGCCAGCTGATAAACAAACTGTGGGATGCAAATAGATTTTTATAGTTAAACAGACACCTGAGGGTACTGTTGAACGGTACGAAGCTCGTTTGGTAGCAAAATGATATATACAGACTTATGGCatcgactatgatgaaacttttgcacctgttgcaaaAATGAACTCTATTAGAACCCTTATATCATATGCTGCTAATTTCGGATGGGATCTGTTCCAGCTCGATGTAAAGAATgcttttcttcatggagaacttcaggAGGAGGTATATATGGATATTCCTCCAGAATTTGCTACCGCTCAGACAGTGGACAAAGTATGCCAGTTACGACGCTCTCTTTATGGTCTGAAGCAGTCATCTCGTGCTTGGTTCAATCGCTTCCAGCGAGCAATCATTCAGATGGGGTATAAACAGAGCAATGCAGATCACACACTCTTCTTTCGGCACAACAAGGATAAGATTGCTGTTTTGattgtctatgttgatgatattgtggtCACAGGAGATGATTTTGAGGAGATAGCTCATTTGAAGGCTCAGCTGTCACAGGTATTTGAGGTGAAGGATCTTGGACATCTtcgatatttttttgggatagaagttgctcgttcttcaaaagagatttttctctcccaaagaaaatatattctaaatcTTCTTATAGAAATTGGTATGTTGGGATGTCGACCTATTGCCACTCCTATTGAACAAAATCATCGACTAGTAGTCGATACCGGTGTCCCTGTTGATCGAGAACGTTATCAATGATTGGTAGGACGTTTGATTTATCTATCTCATACACGGCCTGATATTGCATTCGCCGTTAGTGTGGTAAGTCAGTTTATGCATGATCCACATTCAGTTCATATGGATACTGTGATATGGATACTTCGTTACCTCAAAAGCTGTCCTGATCGTGGTTTGCTTTATTCTTGTCATAGCAACCTACGGATGGAGTGTTATATAGATGCTGATTGGACTGGATCACTTGATGACCGTTGCTCTACCTCAGGTTACTGTACTTTTGTTGGAGGTAATCTAGTCACTTGGCGAAGCAAGAAACAGAATGTAGTTGCTCGATCTACTGCTGAAGCAGAGTATCGAGCTATGGCACATGGCGTGTGTGAAATTTTATGGTTGCGGATCTTGTTATTGGATTTAGATCTTTATCAGTCATCGCCCCTTATGCTATATTGTGACAACAAGGCAGCaatcaatattgctaataatAGTACAGCATGATCGGATGAAGCACATCGAGATCGATCAatattttatcaagaaaaagctTAATGCCAGAATCATTTGTATGCCTTATGTGCGATCTGCTAGTCAACTAGCAGACATTTTGACCAAAGGTCTTAGTATGCATTATTTTTCATTTATTCATGACAAGATGGGTCTTTATGATATCTATAActcatcttgagggggagtgttgaaatgagctgtagatccctttgattaggaatgcaatcttctaattagaggaaaatatgtttatataattcctaaattgtagATCCCTCTAATTAGGAATGCAATCTTCTAGTTAGAGGGAAATATGTTTGTATAACTCCTAAATTgtagatccctctgattaggaatgcaatcttctaattagaggaaaatatgtttgtataattcttaaattgagcccctgaaaattaataaaaaagattattttgatcTCAGAGAAAGTATTCCTTCTTCCTCTGAAATCCTCGTCTTCaccttctcttctattttttctgtttTTCAACACAAACCTAGTTTGAATATGCCTACCATTACAGAGTAGCTCTTGAGACTTTTATTGACTCCCTCCTCCTTTATTTGGTTGCTGGTTGCTACCCATGACCTATGAATCAAGTAAAACCTTTTGTTGTAATAGTAAGATGAGTAAAATTTTAATACGACCCATATAATCTGCTTGGCAGCACCATATGGTTGCACAGAAAATACAAGAAACCAAGTCTTTTTGCAAAAATGACTATAGAGGAAGATAGGGATGGTCCAAAACTGCTTTCATTAGTAAGCTGCTGAGAAATTCAGTCAATTATAAACAGGAATGAAGTCAGTATGTGACTATAGAGAATAAAATTGAATGCTATGGTGACATTCAGATTAAGGGTGAACGGCGATTAATCTCCCCTTTGTTAGTCTGCAAAATGGCATTAAATTAGTGGGTTATCCCATCAGTTGGAAGCAGAGTAAAATCTGTATCTAATGTCCACTTAGCTGCATAGTCAGCTGCTTTGTTGCCTGTGCAATGAGTATGAGAGACTTTGCAGCTCAAAATGGTTGTCAACCAGTTATGTATATCAGCAAGTAGTGGAGAATTGTAACATGTTAGGTTTCTAGGAGATTTTAACTATTTGATGACTGAGGCAGAATCCCCTTCAATGTGTATTGTTAAGTCATGAAATTCTATAAAACAATTAATAATCCTAATCAGGTCGCAGCTAGTTTAGCTTACAAAACATCCAAAATATG is part of the Elaeis guineensis isolate ETL-2024a chromosome 15, EG11, whole genome shotgun sequence genome and harbors:
- the LOC140853977 gene encoding uncharacterized protein; the encoded protein is MVPSVAHTVEALTNAYELWQAVAITYFYKGNNMHAHKIQRELRNLTQGFRSVTEYVGELKRLWNDFDFYSPFTPTHPGDVDVFRKWIERQRLVDFLDGLNPEFEYQYSSILSTQEWPTLDKTISLVLSEEIRLVTMSSSTNTAIRSALVVQPTTLGSSSPINSAQETQPQPRGVKICDHCHKPGHIKAYCYELHGRPTRGRGRGGGRSGRGRGRYNQEPKTGRKLGTGIMRNGLYYLEGEVSEGYSEISLTVSFSQEEYLLLQHHRLGHLLFTLLARMFPTIFESYNKEKLVCDACELAKHTRSIYPGLGLHSKVMFEVFGCVCFVRDHRPSVGKLDARALKCIFVDYSSTQKGYKCWCPTERKLFISMNVTFRESELFYISSVSSSSPVTSETGREGEFSGGSPITVDVGINDRSDTQGEFISINASSDTQGEASKTASETLSQPVTSVSSDSSPLSEPIMHSPVSKSSSPVPTVLSSTMNGNSSVPPIHFTLDNNDLNIPIALRKPTRHAGIPARLKDGVGYKHDITNFLDVKNAFLHGELQEEVYMDIPPEFATAQTVDKVCQLRRSLYGLKQSSRAWFNRFQRAIIQMGYKQSNADHTLFFRHNKDKIAVLIVYVDDIVVTGDDFEEIAHLKAQLSQKGVPQDPIRWKCYKHAIIRKKISERLEAHSARPIGMK